The following coding sequences lie in one Miscanthus floridulus cultivar M001 chromosome 9, ASM1932011v1, whole genome shotgun sequence genomic window:
- the LOC136483952 gene encoding auxin response factor 4-like, translated as MVLRSVPAGDPLYPELWRACAGPLVTVPRIGDLVFYFPQGHIEQVEASMNQVAGNQMRLYDLPSKLLCRVINVELKLSVSF; from the exons ATGGTGCTTCGCTCTGTTCCCGCAGGGGATCCGCTGTACCCGGAGCTCTGGCGCGCCTGCGCCGGCCCGCTCGTCACTGTCCCCCGCATTGGCGACCTCGTCTTCTACTTCCCCCAGGGGCACATCGAGCAG GTGGAGGCGTCCATGAACCAAGTCGCCGGGAACCAGATGCGCCTCTACGATCTACCCTCCAAGCTGCTCTGCCGCGTGATCAACGTCGAGCTCAAA TTATCCGTCTCGTTCTGA
- the LOC136480987 gene encoding 3-ketoacyl-CoA synthase 20-like — protein sequence MLIVNCSHQQFPYVCTHQLISGLRCCMRTPGCYAVVVSTKNITLNWYFGNDHSMLLSNCIFHMGGAATLLSNRRADAGRPKYRPLHTVRTHKGTADECYGCVYQHEDGTGRVGLSLARELMAVAGDALKTNITTLGPLVLPLSEQLKFLRSLMLRHVLRSRSVRTYISDLPMTRNSRLPSS from the coding sequence ATGCTCATCGTCAACTGCAGCCACCAGCAGTTTCCGTACGTGTGTACCCATCAACTAATTAGCGGATTGAGATGCTGCATGCGAACCCCGGGGTGCTACGCCGTCGTGGTGAGCACCAAGAACATCACGCTCAACTGGTACTTCGGCAACGACCACTCCATGCTGCTATCCAACTGCATCTTCCACATGGGTGGCGCCGCCACGCTACTGTCCAACCGTCGCGCCGACGCCGGGCGCCCCAAGTACCGGCCGCTGCACACGGTGCGCACCCACAAAGGCACCGCGGACGAGTGCTATGGCTGCGTGTACCAGCACGAGGACGGCACAGGCCGCGTCGGCTTGTCGCTGGCGCGCGAGCTCATGGCCGTCGCCGGGGACGCGCTCAAGACGAACATCACCACCCTGGGCCCGCTGGTGCTCCCGCTGTCGGAGCAGCTCAAGTTCCTCAGGTCCCTCATGCTCCGTCACGTCCTTCGCTCCCGCAGCGTCCGTACGTACATCTCGGACTTGCCGATGACCAGGAACAGCAGGCTCCCCAGCAGCTGA
- the LOC136480988 gene encoding 3-ketoacyl-CoA synthase 20-like, whose product MIIVNCSHQQFRTRTPGCYAIVVSTENITLNWYFGNNRSMLLSNCIFRMGGAAALLSNRRADTGRPKYRLLHTVRTHKGAADECYGCVYQHEDGTGRVGVSRTRELMAVAEDALKTNITTLGPLVLPLSEQLKFLRSLVLRRVLRSRSVRTYIPDLPTTRNSRLPSS is encoded by the exons ATGATCATCGTCAACTGCAGCCACCAGCAGTTCCGTAC gcGAACCCCGGGGTGCTACGCCATCGTGGTGAGCACCGAGAACATCACGCTCAACTGGTACTTCGGCAACAACCGCTCCATGCTACTGTCCAACTGCATCTTCCGCATGGGTGGCGCCGCCGCGCTACTGTCCAACCGCCGCGCCGACACCGGGCGCCCCAAGTACCGGCTGCTGCACACGGTGCGCACCCACAAAGGCGCCGCGGACGAGTGCTACGGCTGCGTGTACCAGCACGAGGACGGCACAGGCCGCGTCGGCGTGTCGCGGACGCGTGAGCTCATGGCCGTCGCCGAGGACGCGCTCAAGACGAACATCACCACCCTGGGCCCGCTGGTGCTCCCGCTATCGGAGCAGCTCAAGTTCCTTAGGTCCCTCGTTCTCCGTCGCGTCCTCCGCTCCCGCAGCGTCCGTACGTACATCCCGGACTTGCCGACGACCAGGAACAGCAGGCTCCCCAGCAGCTGA